The following proteins are encoded in a genomic region of Oryzias latipes chromosome 17, ASM223467v1:
- the LOC101170708 gene encoding activated CDC42 kinase 1 isoform X1, with translation MCSSVLPHRLVPQKPDCLKDEAFTAAAFTPVAIQRIESSMRRFDKLKKSFPLLAHFHVYRRLGGSMQSEEGTEWLLELLMEVQLQQYFLRIQDDLNVTRLSHFDYVKNEDLEKIGMGRPGQRRLWEAVKRRKAMCKRKSWMSKVFSGKRPDGGEFPQQSQPASSFRKLSPTPPLCLGEGVLSTQSGGGTTLDVQQKALTCLISEKDLTLFEKLGDGSFGVVKRGEWMTPSGKLNVAVKCLKTDVLSQPDALEDFICEVNAMHSLDHQNLIRLYGVVLTHPMKMVTELAPLGSLLGRLRCLQGPILISTLCQYAVQVACGMAYLEQRRFIHRDLAARNILLASAQRVKIGDFGLMRALPNNHEHYVMQEHRKVPFAWCAPESLKTRTFSHATDTWMFGVTLWEMFTYGQEPWLGLNGSQILHKIDKEGERLPKPEDCPQDIYNVMLQCWAQKPDDRPTFVSLREFLLETLPTDMCALQDFDEPDKLQIKVNEVITVIEGRAENYWWRGQNKCTLQVGQFPRNVVTSVAGLSARDISRPLKNSFIHTGHGDTNPHRCWGHRDKIDDLYLGNPMDPPDVLGLELNAARPTQLPGRAKKPYYDLVTEEEDLASAALKRLSLRKTGSLKGLRLIPTVWISASKQGDCRTSSSGQNPNSEVSLIDFGEELSPPTPSPSPVVEAPIPALAKLALEAENILDKTPPESPSTSLPRPLHPTPVVDWDAKPLPPPPAYDEVAQDEDDMEVSSINGSDQHLEEESICVHNPNEAPFSRLRLQGEGIFSKEVDMESVEDNLFLPSQGSRGTSTSFSQSAEIFLELQRECMRRLNAPKGTLCHLPASPNSQTQDGPLFSSSGEDKPQIPPRVPIPPRPIWRADQTCARWSRELSVSPTDNSEGVAGSDPGRPPQIPPRDPLSQPASRTPSPMGLVVGSPQQRLHSASPPTQQALLSSCAAAHAYSSYLSTSPGKLMPTTHSFASDPKYAAPKVIQVQGKDKGPCILPIVRDGRKVSSTHYYLLPERPPYLDRFGHFLREAEHLPTSATDDRHVRHANTATVRPMVVSAQTVQGHTQGQSLLQAEDLKANFSSNNNSSLGGPQSEVKTSVSLPRVCSDGVTTAVIPASCLRADSGGNGPDKVKVVQEAVHGVTLEECQAALQNQNWSVQKAVHFLKVEQLFCLGLKSRSDCLKLLETCDWNLEVASTRMLENYGSTTWQGR, from the exons ATGTGCTCCTCTGTCCTTCCCCACAGACTCGTCCCACAAAAACCCGACTGTTTAAAGGACGAAGCCTTTACCGCCGCTGCTTTTACACCTGTAGCCATTCAGAGGATAGAAAGCAGCATGCGGCGATTTGACAAGCTGAAAAAGAGCTTTCCCCTCCTGGCCCACTTCCATGTGTACCGA AGATTGGGCGGCAGCATGCAGAGTGAGGAGGGCACAGAATGGCTGCTGGAGCTGTTGATGgaggtgcagctgcagcagtACTTCCTGAGGATTCAAGACGACCTGAACGTGACACGGTTGTCCCACTTTGATTACGTCAAGAATGAAGACCTGGAGAAGATCGGCATGGGTCGCCCTG GGCAGAGACGACTGTGGGAGGCTGTGAAAAGGAGGAAAGCCATGTGCAAGCGCAAGTCCTGGATGAGCAAG GTGTTTAGTGGGAAGCGACCAGATGGAGGAGAGTTTCCGCAGCAGAGCCAACCGGCCTCTTCATTTCGAAAACTGTCTCCTACCCCTCCACTTTGTCTCGGGGAGGGGGTCCTGTCCACACAGTCCGGCGGGGGCACAACACTGGATGTGCAGCAGAAGGCCCTCACTTGCCTCATCTCAGAGAAAGACTTGACACTGTTTGAGAAACTTGGGGATGGCTCCTTTGGAGTTGTGAAGAGAGGGGAGTGGATGACGCCTTCAGGCAAG TTGAATGTTGCTGTAAAGTGTCTGAAGACGGACGTGCTCAGCCAGCCCGACGCTCTGGAGGATTTCATCTGTGAGGTCAACGCCATGCACTCTCTGGACCACCAGAACCTCATTCGCCTCTACGGTGTGGTCCTCACACACCCGATGAAGATG GTGACAGAGCTGGCTCCTCTGGGTTCCCTGCTGGGGCGTTTGCGGTGTCTACAAGGCCCAATTTTGATCTCCACTCTGTGCCAGTATGCCGTCCAGGTGGCTTGTGGGATGGCTTATCTGGAGCAGAGGAGGTTTATCCACAGAGACCTGGCAGCAAG GAACATCCTGCTGGCCTCGGCTCAAAGGGTGAAGATCGGTGACTTTGGCCTGATGAGGGCGCTGCCTAACAACCACGAGCACTATGTCATGCAGGAGCATCGCAAGGTTCCTTTTGCCTG GTGCGCTCCAGAAAGCCTGAAGACGAGAACGTTCTCTCATGCTACAGACACGTGGATGTTTGGAGTCACTCTATGGGAGATGTTCACGTACGGCCAGGAGCCGTGGCTGGGCCTCAACGGGAGCCAG ATTTTGCACAAGATCGATAAAGAAGGTGAACGGCTCCCTAAACCTGAGGACTGCCcacaagacatctataatgtcATGCTGCAGTGCTGGGCTCAGAAACCAGATGACAGGCCAACTTTTGTCTCCCTCCGTGAGTTTCTGCTTGAG ACTTTGCCCACAGACATGTGCGCTCTGCAGGACTTTGATGAACCCGACAAACTCCAAATCAAAGTCAATGAAGTCATCACTGTCATAGAGGGCAG GGCAGAGAATTACTGGTGGCGAGGTCAGAACAAATGCACCCTTCAGGTCGGACAGTTCCCCAGAAATGTGGTGACGTCAGTCGCTGGACTGTCGGCCCGTGACATCAGCAGGCCCCTGAAGAACAGCTTCATCCACACGGGTCACGGAGACACCAACCCTCATCGCTGCTGGGGCCACCGGGACAAGATTGATGA TTTGTATCTCGGGAACCCCATGGATCCTCCTGATGTTCTCGGGTTAGAACTGAATGCTGCTCGGCCCACACAGCTACCAGGACGGGCCAAAA aACCCTACTACGATCTAGTGACCGAGGAGGAGGACCTGGCCTCTGCTGCTCTGAAAAGACTGTCGCTTCGGAAAACCGGGTCCCTCAAAGGCCTCAGACTCATACCCACCGTGTGGATCTCCGCTTCCAAACAGGGGGACTGCAGGACTTCCAGCTCGGGTCAAAATCCCAACAGCGAAGTGTCCCTCATTGACTTTGGGGAGGAGCTGTCCCCGCCCACACCCTCCCCTTCCCCTGTGGTTGAAGCTCCGATTCCTGCCTTGGCTAAACTAGCTTTGGAAGCAGAAAACATCCTGGACAAAACTCCACCAGAAAGTCCGTCGACATCTCTGCCTCGACCCCTGCACCCTACGCCTGTGGTGGACTGGGACGCCAAGCCATTACCCCCACCTCCTGCGTACGATGAAGTAGCACAAGATGAAGATGATATGGAG GTCAGCTCCATCAATGGTTCAGACCAACATCTTGAGGAAGAGTCCATTTGTGTCCATAATCCAAATGAAGCTCCTTTTTCTAGGCTAAGGCTGCAAGGGGAAGGCATCTTCTCAAAAGAAGTAGACATGGAATCTGTGGAGGACAACCTCTTTCTTCCCAGCCAGGGGAGTCGGGGTACGTCCACCTCTTTCTCTCAGTCTGCTGAGATCTTTCTGGAACTCCAGCGGGAGTGCATGCGGAGGCTCAATGCCCCCAAAGGAACTCTGTGTCATTTACCAGCATCTCCAAACTCGCAGACCCAAGACGGACCGCTGTTTTCTTCTTCCGGCGAGGATAAACCTCAGATCCCGCCTCGTGTTCCCATCCCCCCTCGCCCCATATGGAGGGCCGACCAAACATGCGCTCGCTGGTCACGGGAGCTCTCTGTTTCTCCAACTGACAACTCAGAAGGGGTTGCAGGCTCAGATCCGGGCCGCCCGCCTCAAATCCCTCCCAGAGACCCCCTGTCACAGCCAGCATCCAGGACGCCAAGCCCGATGGGTCTAGTGGTGGGCTCCCCCCAGCAGAGGCTGCACTCGGCCAGCCCCCCTACCCAGCAGGCTTTGCTCTCCTCCTGCGCCGCTGCACATGCATACAGCTCCTACCTCTCTACCTCTCCAGGTAAACTCATGCCAACCACACACAGCTTCGCCTCAGACCCCAAATATGCCGCCCCCAAAGTGATCCAAGTGCAAGGCAAGGACAAAGGCCCCTGTATTCTGCCCATCGTCCGCGACGGCAGGAAAGTCAGCAGCACTCATTACTACCTCCTGCCAGAGAGGCCGCCTTACCTTGATCGCTTCGGCCACTTCCTCCGGGAGGCGGAGCACCTCCCCACCAGCGCGACGGACGACAGGCACGTCCGGCACGCCAACACCGCCACGGTCAGACCCATGGTGGTCAGCGCTCAGACAGTCCAGGGACACACCCAAGGGCAGAGTCTGCTCCAAGCGGAGGATCTGAAGGCCAACTTCTCCTCCAATAACAACAGCAGCCTGGGCGGGCCGCAGTCAGAGGTGAAGACATCCGTTAGCCTCCCACGCGTGTGCTCAGACGGGGTGACAACCGCCGTCATTCCCGCTTCCTGTCTGCGGGCGGACAGTGGAGGAAATGGCCCTGACAAAGTCAAAGTG GTTCAGGAGGCCGTGCACGGCGTGACGCTGGAGGAGTGtcaagctgctctgcagaaccaAAACTGGAGCGTCCAGAAAGCTGTCCATTTCCTGAAG
- the LOC101170708 gene encoding activated CDC42 kinase 1 isoform X4, whose amino-acid sequence MKTWRRSAWVALRRLWEAVKRRKAMCKRKSWMSKVFSGKRPDGGEFPQQSQPASSFRKLSPTPPLCLGEGVLSTQSGGGTTLDVQQKALTCLISEKDLTLFEKLGDGSFGVVKRGEWMTPSGKLNVAVKCLKTDVLSQPDALEDFICEVNAMHSLDHQNLIRLYGVVLTHPMKMVTELAPLGSLLGRLRCLQGPILISTLCQYAVQVACGMAYLEQRRFIHRDLAARNILLASAQRVKIGDFGLMRALPNNHEHYVMQEHRKVPFAWCAPESLKTRTFSHATDTWMFGVTLWEMFTYGQEPWLGLNGSQILHKIDKEGERLPKPEDCPQDIYNVMLQCWAQKPDDRPTFVSLREFLLETLPTDMCALQDFDEPDKLQIKVNEVITVIEGRAENYWWRGQNKCTLQVGQFPRNVVTSVAGLSARDISRPLKNSFIHTGHGDTNPHRCWGHRDKIDDLYLGNPMDPPDVLGLELNAARPTQLPGRAKKPYYDLVTEEEDLASAALKRLSLRKTGSLKGLRLIPTVWISASKQGDCRTSSSGQNPNSEVSLIDFGEELSPPTPSPSPVVEAPIPALAKLALEAENILDKTPPESPSTSLPRPLHPTPVVDWDAKPLPPPPAYDEVAQDEDDMEVSSINGSDQHLEEESICVHNPNEAPFSRLRLQGEGIFSKEVDMESVEDNLFLPSQGSRGTSTSFSQSAEIFLELQRECMRRLNAPKGTLCHLPASPNSQTQDGPLFSSSGEDKPQIPPRVPIPPRPIWRADQTCARWSRELSVSPTDNSEGVAGSDPGRPPQIPPRDPLSQPASRTPSPMGLVVGSPQQRLHSASPPTQQALLSSCAAAHAYSSYLSTSPGKLMPTTHSFASDPKYAAPKVIQVQGKDKGPCILPIVRDGRKVSSTHYYLLPERPPYLDRFGHFLREAEHLPTSATDDRHVRHANTATVRPMVVSAQTVQGHTQGQSLLQAEDLKANFSSNNNSSLGGPQSEVKTSVSLPRVCSDGVTTAVIPASCLRADSGGNGPDKVKVVQEAVHGVTLEECQAALQNQNWSVQKAVHFLKVEQLFCLGLKSRSDCLKLLETCDWNLEVASTRMLENYGSTTWQGR is encoded by the exons ATGAAGACCTGGAGAAGATCGGCATGGGTCGCCCTG AGACGACTGTGGGAGGCTGTGAAAAGGAGGAAAGCCATGTGCAAGCGCAAGTCCTGGATGAGCAAG GTGTTTAGTGGGAAGCGACCAGATGGAGGAGAGTTTCCGCAGCAGAGCCAACCGGCCTCTTCATTTCGAAAACTGTCTCCTACCCCTCCACTTTGTCTCGGGGAGGGGGTCCTGTCCACACAGTCCGGCGGGGGCACAACACTGGATGTGCAGCAGAAGGCCCTCACTTGCCTCATCTCAGAGAAAGACTTGACACTGTTTGAGAAACTTGGGGATGGCTCCTTTGGAGTTGTGAAGAGAGGGGAGTGGATGACGCCTTCAGGCAAG TTGAATGTTGCTGTAAAGTGTCTGAAGACGGACGTGCTCAGCCAGCCCGACGCTCTGGAGGATTTCATCTGTGAGGTCAACGCCATGCACTCTCTGGACCACCAGAACCTCATTCGCCTCTACGGTGTGGTCCTCACACACCCGATGAAGATG GTGACAGAGCTGGCTCCTCTGGGTTCCCTGCTGGGGCGTTTGCGGTGTCTACAAGGCCCAATTTTGATCTCCACTCTGTGCCAGTATGCCGTCCAGGTGGCTTGTGGGATGGCTTATCTGGAGCAGAGGAGGTTTATCCACAGAGACCTGGCAGCAAG GAACATCCTGCTGGCCTCGGCTCAAAGGGTGAAGATCGGTGACTTTGGCCTGATGAGGGCGCTGCCTAACAACCACGAGCACTATGTCATGCAGGAGCATCGCAAGGTTCCTTTTGCCTG GTGCGCTCCAGAAAGCCTGAAGACGAGAACGTTCTCTCATGCTACAGACACGTGGATGTTTGGAGTCACTCTATGGGAGATGTTCACGTACGGCCAGGAGCCGTGGCTGGGCCTCAACGGGAGCCAG ATTTTGCACAAGATCGATAAAGAAGGTGAACGGCTCCCTAAACCTGAGGACTGCCcacaagacatctataatgtcATGCTGCAGTGCTGGGCTCAGAAACCAGATGACAGGCCAACTTTTGTCTCCCTCCGTGAGTTTCTGCTTGAG ACTTTGCCCACAGACATGTGCGCTCTGCAGGACTTTGATGAACCCGACAAACTCCAAATCAAAGTCAATGAAGTCATCACTGTCATAGAGGGCAG GGCAGAGAATTACTGGTGGCGAGGTCAGAACAAATGCACCCTTCAGGTCGGACAGTTCCCCAGAAATGTGGTGACGTCAGTCGCTGGACTGTCGGCCCGTGACATCAGCAGGCCCCTGAAGAACAGCTTCATCCACACGGGTCACGGAGACACCAACCCTCATCGCTGCTGGGGCCACCGGGACAAGATTGATGA TTTGTATCTCGGGAACCCCATGGATCCTCCTGATGTTCTCGGGTTAGAACTGAATGCTGCTCGGCCCACACAGCTACCAGGACGGGCCAAAA aACCCTACTACGATCTAGTGACCGAGGAGGAGGACCTGGCCTCTGCTGCTCTGAAAAGACTGTCGCTTCGGAAAACCGGGTCCCTCAAAGGCCTCAGACTCATACCCACCGTGTGGATCTCCGCTTCCAAACAGGGGGACTGCAGGACTTCCAGCTCGGGTCAAAATCCCAACAGCGAAGTGTCCCTCATTGACTTTGGGGAGGAGCTGTCCCCGCCCACACCCTCCCCTTCCCCTGTGGTTGAAGCTCCGATTCCTGCCTTGGCTAAACTAGCTTTGGAAGCAGAAAACATCCTGGACAAAACTCCACCAGAAAGTCCGTCGACATCTCTGCCTCGACCCCTGCACCCTACGCCTGTGGTGGACTGGGACGCCAAGCCATTACCCCCACCTCCTGCGTACGATGAAGTAGCACAAGATGAAGATGATATGGAG GTCAGCTCCATCAATGGTTCAGACCAACATCTTGAGGAAGAGTCCATTTGTGTCCATAATCCAAATGAAGCTCCTTTTTCTAGGCTAAGGCTGCAAGGGGAAGGCATCTTCTCAAAAGAAGTAGACATGGAATCTGTGGAGGACAACCTCTTTCTTCCCAGCCAGGGGAGTCGGGGTACGTCCACCTCTTTCTCTCAGTCTGCTGAGATCTTTCTGGAACTCCAGCGGGAGTGCATGCGGAGGCTCAATGCCCCCAAAGGAACTCTGTGTCATTTACCAGCATCTCCAAACTCGCAGACCCAAGACGGACCGCTGTTTTCTTCTTCCGGCGAGGATAAACCTCAGATCCCGCCTCGTGTTCCCATCCCCCCTCGCCCCATATGGAGGGCCGACCAAACATGCGCTCGCTGGTCACGGGAGCTCTCTGTTTCTCCAACTGACAACTCAGAAGGGGTTGCAGGCTCAGATCCGGGCCGCCCGCCTCAAATCCCTCCCAGAGACCCCCTGTCACAGCCAGCATCCAGGACGCCAAGCCCGATGGGTCTAGTGGTGGGCTCCCCCCAGCAGAGGCTGCACTCGGCCAGCCCCCCTACCCAGCAGGCTTTGCTCTCCTCCTGCGCCGCTGCACATGCATACAGCTCCTACCTCTCTACCTCTCCAGGTAAACTCATGCCAACCACACACAGCTTCGCCTCAGACCCCAAATATGCCGCCCCCAAAGTGATCCAAGTGCAAGGCAAGGACAAAGGCCCCTGTATTCTGCCCATCGTCCGCGACGGCAGGAAAGTCAGCAGCACTCATTACTACCTCCTGCCAGAGAGGCCGCCTTACCTTGATCGCTTCGGCCACTTCCTCCGGGAGGCGGAGCACCTCCCCACCAGCGCGACGGACGACAGGCACGTCCGGCACGCCAACACCGCCACGGTCAGACCCATGGTGGTCAGCGCTCAGACAGTCCAGGGACACACCCAAGGGCAGAGTCTGCTCCAAGCGGAGGATCTGAAGGCCAACTTCTCCTCCAATAACAACAGCAGCCTGGGCGGGCCGCAGTCAGAGGTGAAGACATCCGTTAGCCTCCCACGCGTGTGCTCAGACGGGGTGACAACCGCCGTCATTCCCGCTTCCTGTCTGCGGGCGGACAGTGGAGGAAATGGCCCTGACAAAGTCAAAGTG GTTCAGGAGGCCGTGCACGGCGTGACGCTGGAGGAGTGtcaagctgctctgcagaaccaAAACTGGAGCGTCCAGAAAGCTGTCCATTTCCTGAAG
- the LOC101170708 gene encoding activated CDC42 kinase 1 isoform X2: MGETAEYQRLQETSSESDCQHVPSDDEERLGGSMQSEEGTEWLLELLMEVQLQQYFLRIQDDLNVTRLSHFDYVKNEDLEKIGMGRPGQRRLWEAVKRRKAMCKRKSWMSKVFSGKRPDGGEFPQQSQPASSFRKLSPTPPLCLGEGVLSTQSGGGTTLDVQQKALTCLISEKDLTLFEKLGDGSFGVVKRGEWMTPSGKLNVAVKCLKTDVLSQPDALEDFICEVNAMHSLDHQNLIRLYGVVLTHPMKMVTELAPLGSLLGRLRCLQGPILISTLCQYAVQVACGMAYLEQRRFIHRDLAARNILLASAQRVKIGDFGLMRALPNNHEHYVMQEHRKVPFAWCAPESLKTRTFSHATDTWMFGVTLWEMFTYGQEPWLGLNGSQILHKIDKEGERLPKPEDCPQDIYNVMLQCWAQKPDDRPTFVSLREFLLETLPTDMCALQDFDEPDKLQIKVNEVITVIEGRAENYWWRGQNKCTLQVGQFPRNVVTSVAGLSARDISRPLKNSFIHTGHGDTNPHRCWGHRDKIDDLYLGNPMDPPDVLGLELNAARPTQLPGRAKKPYYDLVTEEEDLASAALKRLSLRKTGSLKGLRLIPTVWISASKQGDCRTSSSGQNPNSEVSLIDFGEELSPPTPSPSPVVEAPIPALAKLALEAENILDKTPPESPSTSLPRPLHPTPVVDWDAKPLPPPPAYDEVAQDEDDMEVSSINGSDQHLEEESICVHNPNEAPFSRLRLQGEGIFSKEVDMESVEDNLFLPSQGSRGTSTSFSQSAEIFLELQRECMRRLNAPKGTLCHLPASPNSQTQDGPLFSSSGEDKPQIPPRVPIPPRPIWRADQTCARWSRELSVSPTDNSEGVAGSDPGRPPQIPPRDPLSQPASRTPSPMGLVVGSPQQRLHSASPPTQQALLSSCAAAHAYSSYLSTSPGKLMPTTHSFASDPKYAAPKVIQVQGKDKGPCILPIVRDGRKVSSTHYYLLPERPPYLDRFGHFLREAEHLPTSATDDRHVRHANTATVRPMVVSAQTVQGHTQGQSLLQAEDLKANFSSNNNSSLGGPQSEVKTSVSLPRVCSDGVTTAVIPASCLRADSGGNGPDKVKVVQEAVHGVTLEECQAALQNQNWSVQKAVHFLKVEQLFCLGLKSRSDCLKLLETCDWNLEVASTRMLENYGSTTWQGR, from the exons AGATTGGGCGGCAGCATGCAGAGTGAGGAGGGCACAGAATGGCTGCTGGAGCTGTTGATGgaggtgcagctgcagcagtACTTCCTGAGGATTCAAGACGACCTGAACGTGACACGGTTGTCCCACTTTGATTACGTCAAGAATGAAGACCTGGAGAAGATCGGCATGGGTCGCCCTG GGCAGAGACGACTGTGGGAGGCTGTGAAAAGGAGGAAAGCCATGTGCAAGCGCAAGTCCTGGATGAGCAAG GTGTTTAGTGGGAAGCGACCAGATGGAGGAGAGTTTCCGCAGCAGAGCCAACCGGCCTCTTCATTTCGAAAACTGTCTCCTACCCCTCCACTTTGTCTCGGGGAGGGGGTCCTGTCCACACAGTCCGGCGGGGGCACAACACTGGATGTGCAGCAGAAGGCCCTCACTTGCCTCATCTCAGAGAAAGACTTGACACTGTTTGAGAAACTTGGGGATGGCTCCTTTGGAGTTGTGAAGAGAGGGGAGTGGATGACGCCTTCAGGCAAG TTGAATGTTGCTGTAAAGTGTCTGAAGACGGACGTGCTCAGCCAGCCCGACGCTCTGGAGGATTTCATCTGTGAGGTCAACGCCATGCACTCTCTGGACCACCAGAACCTCATTCGCCTCTACGGTGTGGTCCTCACACACCCGATGAAGATG GTGACAGAGCTGGCTCCTCTGGGTTCCCTGCTGGGGCGTTTGCGGTGTCTACAAGGCCCAATTTTGATCTCCACTCTGTGCCAGTATGCCGTCCAGGTGGCTTGTGGGATGGCTTATCTGGAGCAGAGGAGGTTTATCCACAGAGACCTGGCAGCAAG GAACATCCTGCTGGCCTCGGCTCAAAGGGTGAAGATCGGTGACTTTGGCCTGATGAGGGCGCTGCCTAACAACCACGAGCACTATGTCATGCAGGAGCATCGCAAGGTTCCTTTTGCCTG GTGCGCTCCAGAAAGCCTGAAGACGAGAACGTTCTCTCATGCTACAGACACGTGGATGTTTGGAGTCACTCTATGGGAGATGTTCACGTACGGCCAGGAGCCGTGGCTGGGCCTCAACGGGAGCCAG ATTTTGCACAAGATCGATAAAGAAGGTGAACGGCTCCCTAAACCTGAGGACTGCCcacaagacatctataatgtcATGCTGCAGTGCTGGGCTCAGAAACCAGATGACAGGCCAACTTTTGTCTCCCTCCGTGAGTTTCTGCTTGAG ACTTTGCCCACAGACATGTGCGCTCTGCAGGACTTTGATGAACCCGACAAACTCCAAATCAAAGTCAATGAAGTCATCACTGTCATAGAGGGCAG GGCAGAGAATTACTGGTGGCGAGGTCAGAACAAATGCACCCTTCAGGTCGGACAGTTCCCCAGAAATGTGGTGACGTCAGTCGCTGGACTGTCGGCCCGTGACATCAGCAGGCCCCTGAAGAACAGCTTCATCCACACGGGTCACGGAGACACCAACCCTCATCGCTGCTGGGGCCACCGGGACAAGATTGATGA TTTGTATCTCGGGAACCCCATGGATCCTCCTGATGTTCTCGGGTTAGAACTGAATGCTGCTCGGCCCACACAGCTACCAGGACGGGCCAAAA aACCCTACTACGATCTAGTGACCGAGGAGGAGGACCTGGCCTCTGCTGCTCTGAAAAGACTGTCGCTTCGGAAAACCGGGTCCCTCAAAGGCCTCAGACTCATACCCACCGTGTGGATCTCCGCTTCCAAACAGGGGGACTGCAGGACTTCCAGCTCGGGTCAAAATCCCAACAGCGAAGTGTCCCTCATTGACTTTGGGGAGGAGCTGTCCCCGCCCACACCCTCCCCTTCCCCTGTGGTTGAAGCTCCGATTCCTGCCTTGGCTAAACTAGCTTTGGAAGCAGAAAACATCCTGGACAAAACTCCACCAGAAAGTCCGTCGACATCTCTGCCTCGACCCCTGCACCCTACGCCTGTGGTGGACTGGGACGCCAAGCCATTACCCCCACCTCCTGCGTACGATGAAGTAGCACAAGATGAAGATGATATGGAG GTCAGCTCCATCAATGGTTCAGACCAACATCTTGAGGAAGAGTCCATTTGTGTCCATAATCCAAATGAAGCTCCTTTTTCTAGGCTAAGGCTGCAAGGGGAAGGCATCTTCTCAAAAGAAGTAGACATGGAATCTGTGGAGGACAACCTCTTTCTTCCCAGCCAGGGGAGTCGGGGTACGTCCACCTCTTTCTCTCAGTCTGCTGAGATCTTTCTGGAACTCCAGCGGGAGTGCATGCGGAGGCTCAATGCCCCCAAAGGAACTCTGTGTCATTTACCAGCATCTCCAAACTCGCAGACCCAAGACGGACCGCTGTTTTCTTCTTCCGGCGAGGATAAACCTCAGATCCCGCCTCGTGTTCCCATCCCCCCTCGCCCCATATGGAGGGCCGACCAAACATGCGCTCGCTGGTCACGGGAGCTCTCTGTTTCTCCAACTGACAACTCAGAAGGGGTTGCAGGCTCAGATCCGGGCCGCCCGCCTCAAATCCCTCCCAGAGACCCCCTGTCACAGCCAGCATCCAGGACGCCAAGCCCGATGGGTCTAGTGGTGGGCTCCCCCCAGCAGAGGCTGCACTCGGCCAGCCCCCCTACCCAGCAGGCTTTGCTCTCCTCCTGCGCCGCTGCACATGCATACAGCTCCTACCTCTCTACCTCTCCAGGTAAACTCATGCCAACCACACACAGCTTCGCCTCAGACCCCAAATATGCCGCCCCCAAAGTGATCCAAGTGCAAGGCAAGGACAAAGGCCCCTGTATTCTGCCCATCGTCCGCGACGGCAGGAAAGTCAGCAGCACTCATTACTACCTCCTGCCAGAGAGGCCGCCTTACCTTGATCGCTTCGGCCACTTCCTCCGGGAGGCGGAGCACCTCCCCACCAGCGCGACGGACGACAGGCACGTCCGGCACGCCAACACCGCCACGGTCAGACCCATGGTGGTCAGCGCTCAGACAGTCCAGGGACACACCCAAGGGCAGAGTCTGCTCCAAGCGGAGGATCTGAAGGCCAACTTCTCCTCCAATAACAACAGCAGCCTGGGCGGGCCGCAGTCAGAGGTGAAGACATCCGTTAGCCTCCCACGCGTGTGCTCAGACGGGGTGACAACCGCCGTCATTCCCGCTTCCTGTCTGCGGGCGGACAGTGGAGGAAATGGCCCTGACAAAGTCAAAGTG GTTCAGGAGGCCGTGCACGGCGTGACGCTGGAGGAGTGtcaagctgctctgcagaaccaAAACTGGAGCGTCCAGAAAGCTGTCCATTTCCTGAAG